Within the Candidatus Zixiibacteriota bacterium genome, the region CAAACGCTGTCATCGCCAAAAAGGCAACTAACAGTAAGGAGACAACAAGAATTGTGGAAGTTCTCCTTATCATTCATCGCTCCTTTCGAGAGTGAATTAGTTCCCAACTTAGTTCCTTGCGGAATTAAGTTCGCTTTTCAATCGTCCGGAAAGTGGCGAATATCTAAAAGCCTTTATCTACTAAAGACCCTCGGAAACTCGCAAAGCTACCCTCAGTTGTGGATTAACCTCCCTTCGGATACCATACTATACAATGGTTCACCGTAAGGCGTACAAAAGGGCTCGGTAAGTAAGATCGGTACCTTGAAGTAAGTGCGGCAGAAAAACAATTCGCCAAAAGTTCTCCGCTCACTCATAAAACATCTTGGTCAATCTAAGCTACCAAATACCTCGACTTAAAGAATGAAGCTGATTCCCTAAGCGAGATTATTTATAATGCAAGAAAGTTGTCTCTTTGGTTTACCTTCATCCACGAAGACAACCCCAAATTAAACGAATTGGCCACTTTTGTCAAGCGATTTTCATCCTTATTAATGGCCAATTTCTCCCTGTAAAAATTCCCTCACGGTAACAAACCAAAGCTCCCCGCCATCGGTCCCTGAAAATGATCATCAATTGCACATTGAACTCATCACTTTCGGACCCTCATAATAACCAGGGCTGCCCTTAACAACCTTTTCGGCGAATCCCCCAAAAAATCTTAGACTTACGGGCCGACATTTTCGCAAGCAAAGCATACCGATGCAGTGGTATTTGACGGCCCCTCGCTTCGAATGTAGTGACTTGCCCCCGAACAGGTGAAACGCGACAGCCTCTCGATTTTTACATAATCCCTTGCGCCATGCTTTTTTAGATTGACATGATGCGGGTAATTTCTATTATATCCCCCTTAGCGGTAAAAACAACCGCGGCGGTGAAAAATATGATCAAGCTCTCGCGACAAACGAAAGAAATTGTCAAAACCATTCTGTTTTTCGGCGCGGTCGCGCTGCTTTTGCTGGTCTATGTCATCTATCCGCTGAGCCGGTCCAAGAAGCTTATGGCCCGCAGTGACATCGATCAGTACAATCAGGATTCGCTGGTTGCCAATGACGCCGGCGCCTACCTGCAGGCCGGCCTGCCGGTTGACACCTTCAGGTTCGAATCCGATGCCATGACAATCCTCGCCTGCCTGAAAGTGCCCGCGAAAGAAGACACCGGCAGCTATATCCGCGGCACCGCGATACTTCTTCACGACGACGGCGCTAACCGCGACAGCCTGATCAACCTCGCCCGCATGTTCCACGACACCGGCTTCGCCGTTATAACCCTCGACCTTCGCGCGGCCGGTAAAACCACCGGCAAATATCGCGGCGAAGGCTACCTCGAGGCTACCGATATCCAATCTCTGATCAGCCACCTCGAGATTCACGGACAAATTTCCCACCCGCTGCTTATCGTTGGATACGGGCGCGGGGCGGAGGCTGCCCGCCTTACGACTTTCGAAGAACAGCGGGTCGATGCCGTCATCGCGGTCCGCCCATACCTGACAACCAAACGTATGCAGGATATCCTCAAGCAGAGATACGACACCTACTGGTTCCCCTTCTACCGCACCATCATGTGGTGGTGGTACAATATCCGCTCGGGATACGGCGCGCCCTACCGCGACACCGAGAATCTCCGGCCGGTGGAAAAACCCACTGTCATATATCTGGAGCCGCAGGACCTCGATATCGAAGAAATCAACCGCCTTAAAGAGATTTCATCCGGTGAATTGCTCGAGGTTCTCCCCCTGCCGGCAGGCGATCAAGAGATCTTCGAAAAAGCGGTATCGCTGGCCGCCACGATTCGTTCCAATTCCTGAAATCAACATCGAACCGCCTTCAGCACGGGAACTTTGCCCGGCAAGGTTGTTTTTAATCTTTTAGTGACTATATTATCCGCTAAATAAAGCAGGAGATTACCTTATGAGCGCAACGAAACTTGCTGAAAATGTCTATCACGTCGGCGTCAAAGACCCCGACCTCAGAGTATTCGATATTATCATGAAGACCGAACACGGCACCACCTATAACGCCTACCTGGTCAGGGGCTCCGAAAAAACCGCCCTCATCGACAACGTCAAAAGACCCTTCGCCGATGATTTCTTTGCCAACATCGAAGAAATTGTCCCGATAGAAAAAATCGACTATCTCATTGTCAATCACAACGAGCCCGACCACAGCGGATCAATCGAAATACTCCTCGACAAAAACCCGAACCTCAAAATCTACTGCTCGGCATCCGCCGTGCCTTTCCTTAAGAACATCATAAACCGCGATGCCGATATCACCGGCCTCAAAGACAAAGAAACCCTCAACCTCGGCGGCAAAACCCTGACTTTCCGCCTCATGCCCTATATGCACTGGCCCGACACGATGATGGAGTTTCTCGAAGAGGACGGAATTCTTTTTTCCAACGATGGTTTCGCGGCCCACATATCATCGGATTCGATATTCGCCGATGAAGTCAAGGTCGATGTTGATTTCGAAGTCCACTACTATTTCGACTCGATAATGCGCCCGTTCACCGGTTACATGCGCCGCAACCTGCCGAAACTCGATGAGCACGACATCAAAATGGTAGCCCCCTCTCACGGACCTGTTTTCCGCAAGGACCCGCTCAAATACATTAGCAACTATAAGGAATGGGCGGTGGACAAATCCGAAAACGCCAACACCGTCTCAATCTTCTACGCCTCGGCATACGGGAACACGCAGAAACTGGCGCAGACCATCTCAGAGCATCTTGGTAAGGCCGGTTTTACGGTTAATCTCTCCGATGTTACCCAAACCATACCCGACCAGCTCCGCGAACAGATTGAGTCCAGCAAAGCGATCCTGATCGGCACGCCGACCTTCAATGGCGATGCTGTCAAACCGATTTGGGATGCTGTCAGCTTGTTTTCGACCGTTTACAGCATCGGCAAGAAGGCCGCCGTTTTCGGCTCCTATGGTTGGGGCGGCGAAGCTTCCAAGCTCGTGGCTGACCGACTTACCGGATTGAAACTCAAGGTGTTCGAGGAAAACTACCGCGCCCGATTGATTCCATCGGATGAAGAAATGGCCGGTGTGGCCGACTACTGCCAAAAGCTGACCGAATTCATCGGGAAATAAAATTTTATTTGCGGGCCTTGACGCTGACAGGCCCGCTTTCTTATAATTCGCTATTTCAACACAAGTGGGAGGAATACCCCGTGAGAATATTTACATGTGCTCTCTGCGCCGTCTTTCTCCTGTCCACAGCGGTCTGGGGACATTCTGCATCTCTGACCGCGGCGGCCGAATTCACTGTTCCCGGATTCACCCGCCCGATCGAGAAAATAAAATTCAACGACATTAATTCCGACAGCAACCCTGAAATCCTGGCGGCCGATGGCGAAACAATGGTCCTCTATTCACCATCGGACTGGTCCACCCTGCTGAACATTCCGCTCACGGACAACTACACCGATTACGCGATCCTTTTCGACGACATCAACCGCGACTCAATCCCCGATATCGTGCTGGCTTACTATTTCGAGTGCCGCACCATACTGCCGGACACCGCCTGCCGGATTTATGTTTACGATGGCGCCTCGGGTTATACCCTGACCGACTCTGCTCACTACGATGCCGGCACGATGGTGACAACCGACCGGACTTCCCCGTTCAAGTGGGTGACCCTGGCGGCATTGGATGTCACAGGCGACGGTTACAACGAGCTTTTCTGCGGTTTCGACAAATACCGTTCGTTCAAACTGATGATCTCTGTCATGTTCAACACCATCGGCCTGTCTTTTTTGACCGACGATATTGCTCAGCCGCCAATCTGGGAAAAGACAGTTCTCATGAGCAATCCCTGCCCTGTCTTTACAGCGGCAAGCGATAGATTCTTCGCGACCACCACCTATTCCGTATTTGCCAGTGTACCCGGTGATGTAACTGTCGACGGCAGCGTAGAGATTATAGATGCTTATGGTGAGTCGCGACTGACAATCGACGAAACGACAAGTGTAACCTGCCCGCGCGATTCCGCCTATAGCTCCAACATCTGCAGCTTTGAGACTTCCGGTGATATCAACCCGATCTTCAGCGGCACCGAAATCCTCGTCCGGCACTCCGTACAGCAAACCTGCTTCCTCGACGACATGATTGCCCTGGATTCTACCGAAATATCACTAAGGCTTTATAATCTTATCGCCCCGGATTCGGTTGAGATTCTATGGAGTGTCTATGATGCTCCATCGTGCTCCGAGTATTTCTTCAGCCCCGATTACCCCGGCAGGTTTTACGGTATCGACGGCGGCTGTCTTTATGAATTTAACGGCGAAAACGGCCAACCCTCGCGCGATCGCATCGATGTCACCACCGGCGAACTATTCTGGACACGTTATGGGGCGGCCGACACCTACAAACTGGTCGCGGTGCGCAATCAGACCGTGACAATACATGAACTCGATCTGGTTACTGACGTTGCCGAACAAACGACAACGCTGCCATCGTCGTTCACCCTTGGCCCGGCCTACCCTAATCCTTTCAACCCATCCTGCGTTATCGAGTATTCGCTGCCCAAAAGCTGCCACACGAAAATCGGCGTGTATAACATACTGGGGCAAAAAGTAACGACCCTCGTCGACGAACTCAAGCCGGCCGGCAACCACTCGGTCGAATGGAACGGCACCAACCAATCCGGCCAACCGGCAGCCTCAGGCATATATTTGTTCAGCGCCGAATTTGATGGATCCGCACGGACTGTCAAGGCAGTCATGCTTAAGTGATAGCCTGGACGTATTTTAAGGTAGATTCCCAGGTTACGGATAGGTTGTTGTAGTCAATGGATTCACTTTGTCGTGGCGTTTGAACGGAAAACTGGTATCTCTCGTCTATAATACATTTGGAGGAGGGTTAGCATGTCTTATCGACGTCTATTTATTTTCGTTTCTACTGCCGCGAGCCTGGTAGTCCTCGCCCCGGCAGTCAGTAGCGGCAACGGACTGGACATTACCTTATCTGCTCCCAGCATCCTGGATACTACGCGTCTTTTTTATCCAGTCGGCGACTTTGACTTGGTGTCTCCACCCTATTCAGAAGTCTATGGAGCGGCAAGCCGCGGCAGAAGCCACGTTCTAACCGTAATCTACGCGGTGATTTCTGGCGGTAGCGGGGCCGGGAATCATTGGTCGCTAATAAGGTCGGACTACGATGGAAATCTGATAGACACACTGCCTAAACCGGGCAACTTCGCCGGTAACTGGTACAATTTCGAAACGGTGCTATCATCGGATTCTCTATTCTACGTATTCTTCCGCGACAATACGCGGGCCACTTGTTATCGAATAAGGGAAGATCTCACATTTGTTGATGATTCCCCGATAATCGTTGGAGAGTCCGACGATGCCGAGGTCAGTTATCACGTCGAAGGTCACACTTTATGGACAATTTCCACTTTTGACTACGATTCAGTCTGCGTTTCCGTGTTCGATTTCGACCTTTTGGCTCCCATAGTCGAGAATGTGAAGATTGGCCATCGACAGCTTTGGTCGAGCGTCGCCTCCGACAAACTCTATATGTGTACGGCACCCTGGGACAGCGCCTATTTTGGCGCTTTTTACATCGATAAATCAGGGACCGTAACTCGACTTCAAAACATAAAAATGGATGGCTTTGTAAAAAACAACATCTCCTGCTTCAGCGGCTTACCCTGTGGAGCCGACTCG harbors:
- a CDS encoding FprA family A-type flavoprotein is translated as MSATKLAENVYHVGVKDPDLRVFDIIMKTEHGTTYNAYLVRGSEKTALIDNVKRPFADDFFANIEEIVPIEKIDYLIVNHNEPDHSGSIEILLDKNPNLKIYCSASAVPFLKNIINRDADITGLKDKETLNLGGKTLTFRLMPYMHWPDTMMEFLEEDGILFSNDGFAAHISSDSIFADEVKVDVDFEVHYYFDSIMRPFTGYMRRNLPKLDEHDIKMVAPSHGPVFRKDPLKYISNYKEWAVDKSENANTVSIFYASAYGNTQKLAQTISEHLGKAGFTVNLSDVTQTIPDQLREQIESSKAILIGTPTFNGDAVKPIWDAVSLFSTVYSIGKKAAVFGSYGWGGEASKLVADRLTGLKLKVFEENYRARLIPSDEEMAGVADYCQKLTEFIGK
- a CDS encoding FlgD immunoglobulin-like domain containing protein, yielding MRIFTCALCAVFLLSTAVWGHSASLTAAAEFTVPGFTRPIEKIKFNDINSDSNPEILAADGETMVLYSPSDWSTLLNIPLTDNYTDYAILFDDINRDSIPDIVLAYYFECRTILPDTACRIYVYDGASGYTLTDSAHYDAGTMVTTDRTSPFKWVTLAALDVTGDGYNELFCGFDKYRSFKLMISVMFNTIGLSFLTDDIAQPPIWEKTVLMSNPCPVFTAASDRFFATTTYSVFASVPGDVTVDGSVEIIDAYGESRLTIDETTSVTCPRDSAYSSNICSFETSGDINPIFSGTEILVRHSVQQTCFLDDMIALDSTEISLRLYNLIAPDSVEILWSVYDAPSCSEYFFSPDYPGRFYGIDGGCLYEFNGENGQPSRDRIDVTTGELFWTRYGAADTYKLVAVRNQTVTIHELDLVTDVAEQTTTLPSSFTLGPAYPNPFNPSCVIEYSLPKSCHTKIGVYNILGQKVTTLVDELKPAGNHSVEWNGTNQSGQPAASGIYLFSAEFDGSARTVKAVMLK